The following coding sequences lie in one Phragmites australis chromosome 8, lpPhrAust1.1, whole genome shotgun sequence genomic window:
- the LOC133926558 gene encoding probable glucomannan 4-beta-mannosyltransferase 3 — translation MAGAASVASMAAAEAEWLESLLLRRWRRSGGGGGEALLLWGAWDAARAAAVSPALAAASWACLALSAMLLADAVFLAAASLLARCRRCREAGPLGGGEEGDEEEGGRLGYPMVLVQIPMYNEREVYKLSIGAACGLTWPSDRVIVQILDDSTDPTVKDLVELECKFWANKGKNIKYEVRNNRKGYKAGALKQGMLYDYVQQCDFVAVFDADFQPEPDFLMRTVPYLVHSPQTALVQARWEFVNPNECMMTRIQKMTLDYHFKVEQEGGSSTFAFFGFNGTAGVWRISAIKEAGGWEDRTTVEDMDLAVRAGLKGWKFIYVGDVKVKSELPSNLKAYRRQQHRWACGAANLFRKTGAEIFVTKEVSFWRKFYLLYSFFFVRKVVAHVVPFMLYCVVIPLSVLIPEVTVPVWGVVYVPTTITLLYAIRNPSSLHFIPFWILFENVMSFHRTKATFIGLLELGSVNEWVVTEKLGNSNSTKHVPQILEKPPCKFWDRCTMSEILVAIFLFFCATYNLVYGDDFYFIYIYLQAITFLIVGTGFCGTFNSNS, via the exons ATGGCCGGTGCAGCGTCGGTCGCCTCCAtggccgcggcggaggcggagtggCTCGAGTCCCTGCTCCTGCGCCGGTGGCGGCggtcgggcggcggcggcggcgaggcgctgCTGCTGTGGGGCGCGTGGGAcgcggcgcgcgcggcggccgtGTCGCCGGCTCTGGCCGCCGCGTCGTGGGCGTGTCTGGCCCTGTCGGCCATGCTGCTCGCGGACGCCGTGTTCCTGGCCGCCGCCAGCCTTCTCGCGCGGTGCAGGCGGTGCCGGGAGGCGGGCCCGCtcggcggcggtgaggagggggacgaggaggagggcggcCGCCTCGGCTACCCCATGGTGCTCGTCCAAATCCCCATGTACAACGAGCGGGAG GTGTACAAGCTTTCGATTGGAGCCGCGTGCGGGCTGACATGGCCGTCGGATAGGGTCATCGTGCAGATTCTCGACGATTCCACTGATCCAACGGTCAAG GATCTGGTGGAACTCGAATGCAAGTTTTGGGCTAACAAAGGCAAGAATATAAAATATGAGGTGAGAAACAATCGGAAAGGGTATAAAGCTGGTGCACTGAAACAAGGGATGCTGTATGACTATGTCCAACAGTGTGATTTTGTTGCCGTATTTGATGCTGATTTCCAACCAGAACCTGACTTCCTCATGAGGACCGTCCCATATCTTGTGCATAGTCCACAAACTGCTCTAGTTCAAGCACGGTGGGAATTTG TTAATCCCAATGAATGCATGATGACAAGGATACAAAAGATGACATTAGATTATCACTTTAAAGTAGAGCAGGAAGGAGGTTCATCCACCTTTGCCTTCTTTGGTTTTAACG GAACTGCTGGTGTTTGGAGAATTTCTGCCATCAAGGAAGCCGGGGGCTGGGAGGATCGGACCACAGTGGAAGACATGGATTTGGctgtcagagcaggtctgaaaGGATGGAAATTCATCTATGTTGGAGATGTTAAG GTCAAAAGTGAACTGCCAAGCAATCTGAAAGCATATCGCCGTCAACAGCACCGGTGGGCATGTGGGGCAGCAAATTTATTCCGAAAGACAGGAGCAGAAATATTTGTGACCAAG GAGGTGTCATTTTGGAGGAAGTTTTATTTGCTCTACAGCTTCTTCTTCGTGAGGAAggttgttgctcatgtggtaCCTTTCATGCTCTACTGTGTAGTAATTCCTCTGTCCGTCCTAATTCCTGAGGTCACGGTTCCTGTATGGGGGGTGGTTTATGTCCCAACAACAATAACACTCCTATACGCCATCAGAAATCCAAG TTCTCTCCATTTCATACCATTCTGGATCCTCTTTGAGAATGTTATGTCTTTTCACCGAACGAAGGCAACATTCATCGGTTTGCTTGAGCTCGGGAGCGTAAACGAGTGGGTTGTCACAGAGAAGCTTGGTAACTCAAACAGCACGAAGCATGTGCCACAGATACTGGAAAAACCTCCCTGCAAGTTTTGGGACAG ATGCACCATGTCAGAGATTTTGGTTgccatcttcctcttcttttgtGCGACCTACAACTTGGTTTACGGAGACGACTTCTATTTCATTTACATATACCTACAGGCTATAACATTTCTTATTGTTGGCACTGGTTTCTGCGGAACATTCAACTCCAACTCATAG